Part of the Candidatus Brocadia sinica JPN1 genome, TGCTGCCAAATCATTTCTTTATAAAATCTCCTGAGCGATTTATAAAACAACTCATCTCCAACCATCCGCCTGAGCATGTGGAATACCATCGCCGTCTTCCCATACCCAATAGCCCTGGTTGCCTGGTCCCTTCTGCCAATAAATTTTTTTAAAGGGAAATCATTCTCTCCCGTTACGTAATTGGTGTACTTTCTACAAATGTCCTTGCGATACTCCTCGGCTGAGGCACTATCCTTAAGTTCTTTATAATAATAGTCTGCCATATAAGTAGTCAACCCTTCGCACCAGTTCCCCTGAGATTCATCCACGAAGACCGAATTTCCCCACCAGTTATGTAAGATCTCATGGCCCAGAGAAGTATCTACAATAAACGGCATTTTTACTACGGTATTTCCCAGCAGGGTAAACGAAGGCATGCCATATCCCGTCTGAAAGAAATTTTCTACAATGGCAAACTTTCCGTATGGATAGTCCCCCAGGAGTTTTTGATACATATCCAGATAGCGCTTTGTAGCGTTTATATACGTTTCTACCAAGCCTTGCTCTTCGGGGAAAAAATAAGCGTAAATATCGATACCCTTATGGTTGATGCTTGTCACTTTATATTTCCCGGCAACAAGGTCACATCCCTCTGACACATTCCTTTCTTCCCACGTGGTATAAGTCTTACCATCAATCGATTTCCTGCTTACCAGCGTACCTTGCGTTACTGCCTCATGTCCTTCAGGCGTAATAGCAGTCACCCGAAAAGCCGCCAAAGAGCCGGGGATATCCGGATACCACGTACATGCAGGGCTCAGGTAAACCCCTGCCTCATCAATAATACCGGTCGTTTCACCAACGTCCTCCAACTCTAACGAGGCCGGCTTTTCAAAAAGGCATCCTTCGTATGCAATATCCAAAATCAAGCCGTCTGCTTGCCTCAAATCCGATGGTATTGTAATCTCCAGACACTGTACATTCCCGGCAACACCCTTTTGGATAAGACTGTCTATATCGAAACCCCTGGTTCGTACCTTAAAATCCAATTTTCTATCTAACGAACCCACGGACAGGATTTGAAATGCCCCGTTGATAAGACACGAAACCTTTTCCGTATCCTTACATTGCACCTGCATATGATCAACGGCCTTTAACTTATGCTCTTTCAGAAAAAGTTCAATCTCCAGATTGTGGCTTTGAATCTTATTTTCGCGAACTTCTTTGGCACACAAGGTAGACATCGTCATAATTAATAAAACACACATAAAAGTTAAAATACATTTACTTTTCACTGTAGTTAACATACCCAACTCCTTTAAAAACATTCAAACATTCGTTATATCTTTTACCATTGATTTTGATATTCATCCATGTTATTAAATTACCAGTTTTTGTAAAGGCAAAAATATTAGAGATGCAGAATCTTTCTGTATTTCTAGTTGATTGCAGAATTATTTTTATATAATAAATAGTTAAGCACCACAAACTATCATCTCGAAGGAGATAACTCAAATGACACATGAATCCATAGCAGCATATGCCTCATGTTTATTATCGATAATCGGTATAATAATTAGCGTTTGGGCGATACGCAAAGCAGAAAACTCAAATACAATTACAAATGAATTACAAAAAAATATGTTTAAGAAAGACAAGGTTATTGATTTGGCTATGGCATGGAACGGCATTAATGCCATCGATCCGGAAAACTTAATAACTCCTGATGTTGTTAAAGCGGTCAATGCTTTGGAATTAACTGCATCTCTTTGGAATCATGATGTTGTAGCAAAGGAAATATTACATCAAAGTTATTGGCAGTCATTTAGAGATTTATACGATGTATTGTACCATTGTAACAAAATACCACCTGGACTAAAAAAAACATGTAGGGATTATATTACGAAAGAAATATCTAAGGCCTATGAGGAAATTAAACGATATGATCTTAATCAAGTCGCTCAGACAACAATGTAAGGAGGAATAAAACAATGAAAATATCGGAAGTTATACAGAAAATCCAAGAGGCTACAACAGCTATAAAGATATATAGAACGGGAAATATTGAAAAATCAGCCGGATTTTATGAGAAGCCAAAAGAAGAACAGGCCGTAAAAGAAGCCGCTGCTCAATTAATGTTAGAGGCAAAAATGCTTGGACCATCTGGGTCTGTATGTCCAAGATGTGGAGGTAGTGGTCGAGCATGAAATATAGAGACTAACAACAGGTGCAGTGAACGGCCTGACGGTCACCGATGATTACTAAACGTTAGGCAGCAAGGTAGGGTAGGCACTGCCTACCAAAAATTCAGCAATCGTGGTGGGTTCTGCGTAAAGGATTAGATCGAAATGGTTTTGACAAATAATCGGTAATTGGGGGTGGTGTACGTACGACATCCTACGTTAAATATCAGGTGTCCACCACTTTGGAACCGCGGGATTGATTATGGCGGGCAATGCCCGCCCTACATAAAAATTACGTGGATGGGTGCTGCTGCCTGACCATATCCATTGCATATGGACTCTTCCGGAAAATGGCGGTGATTATTCCAAACGCTGGGGCATGATTAAGGCAGGATTTTCAAAAAGGGCAAAAAACCTGTTTCATCGTAACGAATAGATGACCGATTCAAAACGGAAATACCGCGAAGCAACGATCTGGCAACGGCGTTTTTGGGAACACATGATTCGTGATGAGGATGATTTTAGAAGACACATGGATTATCTGCATTTTAACCCGGTAAAGCATGGATTGGTAAAACGTGTCAAGGACTGGCCGTATTCGACGTTTCACCGGTTTGTGAAAAATGGGTTTTATCCGCCAGATTGGGGTGGAGATGAAATGGATGCGATAACCGATGCGGATTTTGGAGAATGATATTTTGGCAGGCAATGCCTGCCCTACCTGACTGCGTATAGACGTATGGGCGAGAATAGAATGAATTATCCCTAGGCTAAAGCCCAGTGTTTTCTGGCCGATTTTATAAAGCAAAGTGCATTTTGCAAATTTATAAAAGAATCGTTACGTCCCTTTCTCCTTCCAGGGCTCCGAATGCGACTGTATCCATTGGGTAATCTCCTCAACTGATTTTTCTCCACGGGCAATCGACCAGAAAAAAGGTTCAATTTCCTCAGAAGGAATCAAGCGATAGCCATTCATTCTGAGGCATACATCAGCAGACACTAAAGCTACTCGCTTATTTCCATCGACGAAAGGATGAAAGGCTATGATGGAATGGATTAGAGCTGCTACTTTGCTCCATAAGTCAGGAAATAGCTCCTGTCCTTGAAAAGAAGTAAAAGGTCTTGCTAATGATGAGTCTAATCCGCCTAAATTAATAACTCCATGCACGCCGCCTGTTTCATCAACAATCATTTCATGAATGACGAACAATTCCTCTAAAGATACCCAGTTCACTTTGCAAGCCCTTTTAGAGTTTTACGATGTTCTTCAATGGATATTTTGGTAAGTTTTTCAATGCGTGCTAGACGCTCTTTATCCAGCGGAGGAGGTATCAAAAGAATATCTCCGCCCACTTCAATCACTTCGTAACTATCCCACTGAGAACTTTCTTTAAAAGAGTCGGGCATTGTTATTGATTGATCTTTTTCCCTTTTTGCTATTCCGAGATATTTCATGGCTCATACCTCCCTTGAAATTAAGGTTTTCGTGCACAAAAAACTCCATCCCATATGTTAGTGAAACACTTATCCTAACCATGGGCGAACTGACCCCTGTGTGATTTTACGTGAGCTTTTTTAATCCTTTTATTTGCAGCCTCACTGCAATGTGTTATTATTCTTCTTCTTTGCTTTTTATCATGCCGATCTCTTTCATGGCCTGCCTTATATGTTTCTCTCTGACAATAATTAGTTTGTCCTCTTTCTTCGTAACTATTCAGCGTATATTCGCTCATAATTGCTATGAGCGAACAAAATCAGGCAATTCGCCATGAAATAGCATCTTTAATGCCTGTCTCAAATTTACCCCTTGTTTTCGACAAGTTGAGAGGTAGCTGCGAATGCGGCAAAAAATCCTGGCTCCCTCCAAAGAACGAAAGCAGCCCGATATTTTCTGCTGAACCTTTGTCATCCTGATGTCGTTTTCAGCCAAATTATTCGTAAAAGGGACGTTTTTATTGTCCATAAACCTCAGGACATCATCCTCATACTTTCGTAATCGTTCCAGAAGATTTCTGGCTTTTGTCCTTTTCACTCGCCCCCTTTTCCCCTTACGGTTTGTTTCATCAGGGGGAGGGCTTTCGGCTTCTGCGTTTTGCAATATCACCCGGTACCTGTGCCGATATTTTTCAGACTCATCGGCGCCCAACATTCCTCCGGCATCGCATGTTGCACGATTTATCTCTTCAAGCAAGGCCTTCATCTCTTTCGCCCACTGCTGCTTATTGTCCTCTTCCCACACACCCTCTAATTCTCTCAGGTGGTGCGCATTACAGAGCGCGTGCGTACAGGGATAGGTGTAATACGCCTTCAAATGGTCGTGACAAAGAATCCCACGAAATTGGGGCAATATTCCTATGCTATCTATTGCCTCTGTCCCTCTCCCTTCGTGAGGATAAAAACATGTCCACTGCCTATTGGATGCGCTATGCAACCAATATCTATCCCCGTTCTTGTTAATACTCGTTTCATCCACATGCAACACCTCTGACTTGGTGAGTTCTGCTTTGCTTTTCTCCTCAAAGATTTCCAGATATTCGTAGGCTTCCTGATTAAAATTGTACAAGGAACCTTCACTCACCGGCATCGACATCTGCTCTTCAAAATACTCCTGAATCCTCTTGTAGGGTATCAGTTGATACTGTGACATATATACTGCATGCGCCTTCAAATCCGCCCCATACTGCGCCGCCTTTGTTATTCCTTCAGGAAAGGGCGCGATAAATCGGTTCCCCTCCGCGTCCTCAACTATCTCTGCACGATACTCTGTTACCTCCCGTGAAATCTTCATATCAAACACCTGGCGCGCTTCGTAACCCACCACCGTATATTCCCCACGCGGCAACTTCCTTTGGTCTACTTTTATCACTTCCACCTTATCAGGGTTCTCAACCCTTTTCAGCGTCACCCCCTCACGACCCTTTTGTCCACCCGCCTTCCTCTCGCCCTTCGCCTTGCTTTCTCTCTTGCGATTCGGATCACTTGAGGGAGGCTTACTGCTGTTGCGACTGTTACGGTTTAAACGACCAACCAGCAGCGTTATTACTACTACCAATAACTCTACCATGGACCTCATGGCTGGCGACAGCACTTTCTCTTCAGAAAGAAGCTTCTCTACTTTTTGGAGCGTTACCTCTATGTCTATATTGTCTATCGTCAATGAATCCGCCTGTATGATGAGCCACCCATTTATTTACTGCGGCTATTATATCACAGGCTTTTTCATCCTTTTTATTGGCGCTATAAGACACGACAAAAGCACGAATTCCTCTTACCAACACCAAGTCTGTCCATGTCTGTGCTCTCTCCTCATATAGGCTGTACTAACCACCTCTACAGGCCATATATGCCACAAACTAATCCAAACGACTCTCTGTCCCGGATATCCTGTCAAACATATTTTAAAATATTTTCACTGAATAGTTACCCAAAATTTATATAAGCGTTGTGTAAATTGATCAATAGCCATATTTATGAGAATTTCACGCTTCGCAATCTCTTCCTCAGGCATAACAAGAGGTCTCCGCGCTAGCCGGTGTGGAAATGGTGAAAATATCCATGTCTTATCAAAAGAAACCATAGGTGGTTCTTTAATATAATGGTTGGTGCACCAAAAACTCGTAAAATAGAAACCCGTGACTGGGTTTATCATGTCCTTCATGGAAGGCTTTTAGTACTTTATTTATTTCATTGTTAGCTCCCATGAGACCCACAAACATTAGCTGAATTAGTTCAGAAATATCAACTTTAATATCCTTGTCCATCTTTTACCCTCCAATGCTATGGTTTACTTATATAATTTACTATGATACTCTTTTTTGCAAAAAGAGGAAAGAATTTTGCAATTTGCATTTTGATATTTTCATTTACTCGATTATCCTGAACCGGACAGGAACAGGTTTGAGCAGATAAAAAAGATTGTAACGGTTTAGTTTTTTGAAAAAGGAAAAGACATATCTATGGCCATCCTCAAGAGGGTAAGGAACCCACCCCTGGCCCCTCCAAGGAGGGGAATTGAAAAAGTCCCCTCCTTGGAGGGGATAAAGGGGTGAGTAAAATAAGTAAGGCTATTTTTACTTTTTAATACCTCGGCTGATACTTTTTCAAAAAGCTAAATTGTTACAAAAGATTTTTAAGGTATCATAGAGGTAAGGCCTTGCCTAACCTGAGAAAAATGAGTTTAAATTCAGGATTGTCTATTTTAAGGCAGTGTTTGACGGCCTCAACATAGACTTCTTTTTGGTACTGGTATTTTTCTGCCTTTGCTGGCAGGTCGGTCATCGTAACGTGATCCGTCTTATAATCGGCGATGATGATACGGTTGTCTATCTTATACAGGACATCAATGATACCCCTCATGATCTGCCCATCCCAATTAACGAGGACAGGCACCTCTCGCCCAAGGATCTGTGCGGTCTGTAGTTCTTTATATGCCTCTGAACCAATGAAGACGGAAAGTATCTTTTCTACCTCTGCTTTTATAAATTCCACGTCCTGAAGTTGTAGAGTATCGAAGGGTATTCCCTGGTGTTTTATAACCACCCCTTTATACCCTCCTTCAGAAGGAGGGGAAATACTATCCTCTCGATATGCAAGATCTTCTCTTTGAAATTGGGCAGATGACTCTCCTTTGATTATTCCAAGGTTAATGGTCCATTTTATTGCTGATTCGACTGATTTCTGAAGTTCCTGAGAAGTCCCATGGAAATCCCATCCCTCCAATACACGGTGGCAGATGGAACCGATCAATGCGGCATGTTTTGGATGTGATTGTTCAATATCATGTCGGATTCTTTGGGATTTTATA contains:
- the tnpC gene encoding IS66 family transposase yields the protein MTIDNIDIEVTLQKVEKLLSEEKVLSPAMRSMVELLVVVITLLVGRLNRNSRNSSKPPSSDPNRKRESKAKGERKAGGQKGREGVTLKRVENPDKVEVIKVDQRKLPRGEYTVVGYEARQVFDMKISREVTEYRAEIVEDAEGNRFIAPFPEGITKAAQYGADLKAHAVYMSQYQLIPYKRIQEYFEEQMSMPVSEGSLYNFNQEAYEYLEIFEEKSKAELTKSEVLHVDETSINKNGDRYWLHSASNRQWTCFYPHEGRGTEAIDSIGILPQFRGILCHDHLKAYYTYPCTHALCNAHHLRELEGVWEEDNKQQWAKEMKALLEEINRATCDAGGMLGADESEKYRHRYRVILQNAEAESPPPDETNRKGKRGRVKRTKARNLLERLRKYEDDVLRFMDNKNVPFTNNLAENDIRMTKVQQKISGCFRSLEGARIFCRIRSYLSTCRKQGVNLRQALKMLFHGELPDFVRS
- a CDS encoding M1 family metallopeptidase, translating into MLTTVKSKCILTFMCVLLIMTMSTLCAKEVRENKIQSHNLEIELFLKEHKLKAVDHMQVQCKDTEKVSCLINGAFQILSVGSLDRKLDFKVRTRGFDIDSLIQKGVAGNVQCLEITIPSDLRQADGLILDIAYEGCLFEKPASLELEDVGETTGIIDEAGVYLSPACTWYPDIPGSLAAFRVTAITPEGHEAVTQGTLVSRKSIDGKTYTTWEERNVSEGCDLVAGKYKVTSINHKGIDIYAYFFPEEQGLVETYINATKRYLDMYQKLLGDYPYGKFAIVENFFQTGYGMPSFTLLGNTVVKMPFIVDTSLGHEILHNWWGNSVFVDESQGNWCEGLTTYMADYYYKELKDSASAEEYRKDICRKYTNYVTGENDFPLKKFIGRRDQATRAIGYGKTAMVFHMLRRMVGDELFYKSLRRFYKEMIWQQASWKDIQYVFEDTGKMDLSWFFEQWINWEGAPFLELGKTEVEKVIDGWLTKVEVIQKGKPYHLFLSVRLGLDEGNFHTIAEVKGQSDHISLRTKSQPRYIIIDPQCDVFRRLHTEEIPPTIDLVLGDENKVVVYPTGGEGASQESYKKLAESLADKKTAVRADTEVTEKELSQKSLFVLGGPAENKLTKMFVENLSKDFSLEAGSFGVNKVTYKDKGNALLVTSKNVKNRKKGVAVFMGLGPDAIKSVGYKIPHYGKYSYLVFVDGKNVDKGTFAVTDNPLGRTLDQ
- a CDS encoding REP-associated tyrosine transposase, encoding MTDSKRKYREATIWQRRFWEHMIRDEDDFRRHMDYLHFNPVKHGLVKRVKDWPYSTFHRFVKNGFYPPDWGGDEMDAITDADFGE
- a CDS encoding type II toxin-antitoxin system death-on-curing family toxin — protein: MNWVSLEELFVIHEMIVDETGGVHGVINLGGLDSSLARPFTSFQGQELFPDLWSKVAALIHSIIAFHPFVDGNKRVALVSADVCLRMNGYRLIPSEEIEPFFWSIARGEKSVEEITQWIQSHSEPWKEKGT